The Caenorhabditis elegans chromosome II genome has a segment encoding these proteins:
- the dylt-3 gene encoding DYnein Light chain (Tctex type) (Product from WormBase gene class dylt;~Confirmed by transcript evidence), with the protein MTDTSTTSSVAKRQIESKNAQLLRQLIEKKNKKLKKKVYSNAEEQEIDLIIQKSFDSIIGKTPYSPFKMSDWMSKMIQTISDNLVKLNGSKKFLVHCTISAKTDNLAICTANMCSWDTTKDTAYYSEWMSKTIFGAVQVFFITHRFSK; encoded by the exons ATGACAG acacTTCTACAACTTCTTCTGTAGCAAAGCGgcaaattgaatcaaaaaacgCTCAGCTTTTGAGACAATtgattgaaaagaaaaataagaaactcAAAAAGAAAGTCTATTCAAATGCCGAAGAACAAGAAATTgatttaattattcaaaaatcatttgattCAATAATTGGtaaaactccatattctccattCAAAATGTCTGATTGGATGAGCAAGATGATCCAAACAATTTCGGATAATTTAGTGAAGCTCAATGGaagcaaaaagtttttggttcATTGTACTATTTCTGCAAAAACCGATAATCTTGCAATTTGCACGGCCAACATGTGCTCCTGGGATACTACGAAGGATACTGCATACTACTCGGAATGGATGTCTAAAACTATCTTCGGTGCTGTCCAAGTCTTCTTCATCACACATCGTTTTTCGAAGTGA
- the T05C12.4 gene encoding uncharacterized protein (Confirmed by transcript evidence) has product MASYILNALTLRHDHDAAERTLHHFWDTKDLLDSGLIEEHIASQPLLAASLFSLISCSFGLVIFTIVFLTCRFRGRCGSQKYQEYPSNSNTYAIYLMLFFISWLIVTSASAYFVLAGIGFWSEKLDAKKPFANASLVRFSRSTISDLFANYDYHGDFENVSELPKSGLKRIHISRKPLQTFRKRIEIPIRPLAEVTFSGTSDKFITKNRPIIDSNLNKVSDEKEEVDDIINLSGDQEEVSIQNMHQPTKKILVNHKDQLSEIPRIPQVFQTSDNSENLDGIEDSTEEPENSTDNEEAENQSNILVVNGETMTIEEESDLIDDVESEETTSTTTPRTTTTTTTTTTITTTTSAPTTIATSTPISTTSKATTSSTQLFQEVTWKQIEETDSNNVLDQLLTHAENNAEIPSDNSLSYNPNLTYFSLHSRLLVFICRLAFCFVALALLFVILPTFFLVVAGTGCYIYSDHPMNRSSVSNKIGKVVSVNAAILLLMSPCMLVFSCFTLFYTHCHELLCATIQLQNQQARGLVDTNHQSLIENYSINTNQCSRSLAPVQSLLLSSLLLCISLLPCVFAMFKLVKYYFRMSSEFYWNAADNFAGRQFSKQQEFPRYQSTVIYPDDEVTTGYAVYGQI; this is encoded by the exons ATGGCCTCATATATTCTAAACGCACTTACACTTCGTCACGACCATGACGCAGCTGAACGAACATTGCACCATTTTTGGGATACG AAAGATCTTCTGGATTCCGGGTTAATTGAAGAACATATTGCAAGTCAACCCCTTTTGGCTGCAagtttattttctttaatttcttgCTCATTTGGTCTTGTTATCTTTACAATCGTATTCCTCACATGTAGGTTTCGAGGGCGATGTGGATCACAAAAATATCAA GAATATCCTTCAAATTCCAACACTTATGCAATATATCTtatgttatttttcatttcctggCTCATCGTCACATCAGCTTCTGCTTATTTTGTTCTCGCTGGAATTGGATTTTggagtgaaaaattggatgcAAAGAAACCATTTGCTAATGCGTCTCTTGTG agattttcgAGAAGCACTATCAGTGATCTATTTGCTAATTATGATTATCATGgagattttgaaaacgtttctGAGCTGCCCAAAAGTGGGCTGAAGAGAATTCATATT aGTAGAAAACCacttcaaacttttcgaaaaagaattgaaattccCATTCGACCACTGGCCGAAGTTACATTTTCTGGAACATCTGATAAGTTTATTACAAAGAATCGACCAATTattgattcaaatttgaataaagtatcagatgaaaaagaagaagtcgATGACATTATT aatttgagtGGGGACCAAGAGgaagtttcaattcaaaatatgCATCAGcctacgaaaaaaattttagtgaatcATAAGGatcaactttctgaaattccaagaattcctcaagtttttcaaacatCAGATAATTCTGAAAACCTAGATGGTATAGAAGATTCAACAGAAGAACCAGAAAATTCTACAGACAATGAAGAAGCTGAGAATCAATCGAATATTCTTGTGGTGAATGGAGAAACAATGACGATTGAGGAAGAATCTGATTTGATTGATGACGTGGAAAGCGAGGAAACGACATCCACAACTACACCAAGAacaactactactactactactactaccacAATCACAACCACAACGTCAGCTCCTACAACGATTGCAACTTCTACGCCTATATCCACAACATCAAAAGCCACTACATCCTCAACTCAGTTGTTCCAAGAAGTAACCTGGAAACAAATTGAGGAAACTGATTCc aacaaTGTTCTAGACCAACTTCTCACTCACGCTGAAAACAATGCTGAAATTCCATCTGACAACAGTCTGTCTTACAATCCAAATTTGACGTACTTCAGTCTTCATTCAAGATTGCTCGTTTTCATCTGCAGATTGGCGTTCTGTTTTGTTGCTTTGGCTCTTCTTTTTGTGATATTACccacattttttcttgttgtcgCTGGCACTGGATGTTACATTTATAGTGATCATCCTATGAATCGAAGTAGCGTTTCGAATAAG attggcAAAGTAGTCTCCGTAAATGCTGCAATCTTGTTATTAATGTCACCATGTATGCTggtattttcatgttttactCTATTCTACACTCACTGTCACGAACTGTTATGTGCTACAATTCAACTTCAAAATCAACAAGCAAGAGGATTAGTCGATACAAATCATCAGAgtcttattgaaaattattcaatcaaTACAAATCAATGTTCTCGATCATTGGCTCCTGTTCAATCTCTGCTCCTTTCATCACTTCTATTATGTATTTCATTGCTTCCATGTGTTTTTGCAATGTTCAAACTTGTGAAGTACTATTTTCGAATGAGTAGTGAATTTTATTGGAATGCTGCTGATAATTTCGCTGGgagacaattttcaaaacaacag gaattccCCCGTTATCAAAGTACAGTAATCTATCCAGATGATGAAGTTACAACTGGCTATGCAGTTTATGGacagatttaa